The DNA window TCACTGTCAGATGAATCGATCTCTTTCTCTGCCTCGATGTAACTGGAGTCAGTGAAGAGTTTAGGAAATGCAGTTTCGTAAGCGTGAATTCTCCTCGAATTATACACTTGGTACAAAATCTGATTAATATCTCGCATTACTGCTTGTGGTTGTTTTCTAGATCCACCACCCTCCCCCCAACACTCAAGCATTAGTTTATAAACTTCAGTTGGACAGCCAGATGGCATAGGCAATCGTTTGCCGCTTGAATAGTACTGCAAATAAAGTATACAGATACGAATATAAGCTTGTGAATTAATCAGAAAATACGAAAACCatctcaacattttttcattcataaacCAGAGATAATCCCATCCATGACAACATGCTCTTAAGATCTGAGAAGAACATATATTACATACCCTTTTTACAGAATCAATGTCTTTGTGGGGAGGTATAGGCGCACCACGGGAGAAAATCTGCCAGAAGGTGGTTGCCAGAGCCCAAACATCTGCCTGTGAACTACGCTTAGCTAATTCCGCATTGCCATAACATTCGGGTGGCAGCCAATGAACACTAAATTAATTCGATCTGGttagttttattataaaaattaccataaatataatgaatatGCAGATAGAAATGTGATGAATCTTGCGGGATTATCAACATGCTTTCTAATCTGCAAATAATGAGTAACCAAGCAATagctattttttatttatttttttttcatttttgataaGTTGTGCTCAAAATACTCAAATAATAAAGATTCTTACTCTGCTTGTGTGTAGCTAAACAGGCCTGGGTCTGCTAATTTTACTACCAAACTATTCGCATTATGCGTGTGTACCAAAAGCTTTCGGCACCTGATATTACCATGCACAACTCCGTTTTCCTCCTAGAAGCAGACGAGGGTGATTAAGGGTAAAAAGAATTTAATCTCTTAAAATGGACTATTAGAAATGCAAAATTAAATACAACACAATGTCGACTTAAACTCACCAAATGCCACAGAGCTGTGGCAAGACATGCGGCTGCTTCCACCATATCAACAGTTTTAATTGTTTGCGTTGAAGCGTGTGTTTGTAAATATACATCGAGCGGACCATATCGCACTAGTTCCAGTACCATTCCAACAGCTGGTGCAAGCATCAGTCCATACAACCTAACAAAAGATTAATGGTATTTTCTGATTTCacggattttcatttttcgtagtTTTCTATAAAGATATATAGTCTCAACGacatttgaaataattgatatacTTTAGAGTTGCAAATTACTGACCGAGCTATTGCTGTCGATCTAAGCTGACCCCATTTTCCAGCCAGTTGGAAAAATTCTCGAGTCATTCCCGACTCTTCTTCttcaagaatttttatggCAACTCCAAGTTTTTTGCCTTTAGCTATTCTCCACATTGCTCGGTATGAAGTAATCGCCGGTGTTTTAGATTCGGATGTTAACTCATAGTGTTTACGAAAAGGTTGTGCTTTGTATACCTGTAACTCCTGAGGTGGAATGCAACGTGGACCGTCTTTCAAAAGCTCAGTCACTAACTCTTCGTCAGCAACTACATCACTCACGCCACTTTCACTGGCACAAATTAATAATGGTGATTTATCTAAAAATGTAGATTTAAGACAAATTACCAACATGTCATGTAAAATCTTGGCATGTATAATTGTAGGATTGTAACATTTTAAAGATGTACCATATTCTGAAGGCGGTAGGCATTCACGGAGGTAAAGTTGATTTTCAGGGTCTTGATGAGCGGCGACTAACTGCGCAAGAGACGTATACCTTTGCACGCTATCggataaaataaattcgtcAGGTCCCAGTTGTTCAATCTTTCTTGTTCGTGGCTTGCTGTCTTTACCACATACATCCAAGTAAAATACGTTATATTTCGTTTCACTTTCTCTCAGAACAAATGTACCGGGTCGATTACTACGTTTCTCTTCCAGTTTTGCATACGAAAACTCACCGCTGTAATAATATATCGATGACAATAAAGCAGTAACTTactttaataaaattttctaagaTACACATTTTAGAATGACAAAGACTCGCACCCTACAGGTCCATGACATTTCATTTTATGAAGCTTTTGCAAACTTGGCGTTATGAGGTCTCTACATAAATTAAATGTCCACTTAATGGCCAAACGATAATATCCATCCAATCCAGAAACGAATGATAGTAAGAGCGCATTTGTACCAAACTTCAAATAGGTAGGAATCCCATTCTTTCGAGATATTTCTACTGTTCCATCGTGccttgaaaaacaattttatgcTAGAATTCCTAAGAATACAGTTGTAAATTTCCCGAGATTTTTATTAATGTAATTCATCAATATTCTTAACACAGAACAGGTGTAAATATAAGGAATAGACATGATAAAGAATATATTCATTAATTACCTGATTGAAATAAAGCAGAGGTCCTCTATGGCACACAAAGTATCCTCAATGTTATTTTCCATGTCAGTATACTTGACTTCCTTAGAATTAATTCGGAGTAAAACTTTTTGCGGAGGATTAGGTATACCCCTGTCCATCAAAGCCTTATATTCTTCCAACAAATAATCTGGAGCCATGCATTCCAACTGATTTAAATACTGGTCCTTCACATAAGCAGCGTCGTGACCAGATAATCTAACCAAAGCATTATGAATGGGTTTCTTTACAAAGAACGAATGACGCTTTAGGCATTCCTTGGGAATGTATTTCTTATAATCGGATTCCACAATCTCTCTTGGTATATCTTTCTCTAGCATCACTctataagtaataaaaattatcagtaaacaaaaatttgactcAAATCAAACATGTTTAAATATTTCGATAAGCAGCTTTGAAActgcaatatttatattagaaaaatgaaCACCTGTACATATCGCAGACTCCCAATCCGATCAATTCACGTTTATGTTTTTCATAAACTATTTCTGAAACCTTGTTGTCCAAGACATCGGTACGAGcttgtagaaaataataatcataggCTTTGATATCGATTTGTTTAAGCCTCTGTATACTCGACGGTTTGAACCTCAGCCTGAAGTCAAGTTTCAATTTATCTTTAATTTCCAATTTCTGACCAGAAGCACACCATAACTTGGTGGATCGATTCCTAAGTGCAAACAAGTGCCTTGCGACTGGACCGATACCAATTTGCTTGCAGACCTAATGGATACAAAGAAGAAAGACAAGTAGATTATATGAATCTTTAccgtctttttatttttataacagcTGAGATGTGAAGAGGACAGAAACCAAATGATCCTCTCCTACCTTGATGCACAAATCTTCTGCGGTCCATTCAATAGTACATGGAATAATTACACCCTTCGCATCGGTGGCCAAGTTAACTGACACTACGTTTTTCTCTTCCATTGTagaacaaatttattattactcgAGATTGTATTTTTGTTAAACTTTAAGTTGATGTTTACCACATTTTTTAGGTTACGTTGCGCATCtcactaacaataaaaaaactattctGTTGACATTACAAATTACAAGTGTTGCATACGTATCCGGACTTCGACTCTACAAGCTTTAATCAATAGAGCGCAACACCGAAATGTGCATAACAGATCGATCGCTTTTCCAGTTTTCAACGAATTTAATACGCGCCCGggtttcattcgaaattcTGCGAATGAACGTATCCGTTAACTCGCGTTGATTGAAGAGTATATCTTCACTCTACGATGTGTCTCTCGACTAGTCTCGACACTAAAGTCTAAACGCCCTAAACCATGGTTTTCTACAAAGGTCTGGTGGCACACCGCAGCGTTACAAACCCTCTAGTGGCAACAGCTCCTACTCAAAGTGAAAATAGACCGTTACTTTGGAATTTCGGAgaatacatttttgttttttattttttatggtCGTATAATTACCACGATTATGCGTCTCGTCTCAAGGACCAGACAGGTTTTATcgaaattattgatttttttacgttcaagaatatttcaaactaaCGATGAAGATGgggaatttttcaatcagaCGAAGCAGTCATTGGAGAAAACGttattttcttgatttttaaAGCAATCATTAAAAACAGATAATCAGAAATCTAAATTACTGGGACAATTTCTTTACACTTCCGTACTTGATCCTTTTGCACTATCAGAGGCTAGCCAAACAATTCCTTAAATTcctagaattttttcaggacCGTACATTTAGCGTACGGTCGAGCAACTGGATCATCGTATGTTCGTACAGGTGCATGGCAAAATTACCGTTATTAGTCCGGTAGCCCGTTGCACTTTTCGACGAGTTATCTAATAATATTTCAAGAGTGTGACTTTGCCCTACAGTACTTGACACAGGGTCTGATAACCTTCCATACTTGCATACAAGGTTGCTTGTACTCCTACGTAAAAGTGTATGCGATGCTCGTTTTGGATAATCAATGAGATAACGTGATGATTCTTCGATAGTGCAATCGAGTGTCTCTCATTGAATGACATTATAGCGTTGAGAAGCCTACCTCCAAACTCGTAGAATTCCTTCCTTCTCGACAAATGGATTGACACGTAAGAGGTTTACTCTCCGCAGCGAGTGGTCTCGTTTGATTGAgctcattaatttctctcgaaagtgttcttttttctatcaGTCGAATAATCAATCGATGAgctctctctatatatatcaacgaatcactGGATATTGCTTACGGTACAAAATGAATCTACAGCAAAAGGGTCCGTTTACGGTTTTGGAACTTATACTTTTAGGCATCGTCGAAAGTATTTTGAGAGCGCCGACCGGGGTACAGCAAACCTTTCTAAACCCAAGATATTCCCCATGCCTTCGGTTATAAAATTAATGGTTTTGCAAGTAATAATTTGGTTGCGGCTTCGTACAGGCTGGTTGTGTTGATTAAGCACGTCGATGACCGCGGTGATAAAGTCACTTTTGTACTTGAATTGGTGACTAACGTAATGAATTGGGATTTCCCGTTTGGATTTTCTACCTGCTCAAGTCATAAGGACTCTGTCGCGGGCGTATATTATAGTCTTGGGCTGCATGGTTGTCGGCATTTGTAAACGGACTCCCTGCTGTGACTGCCTAAGTCCTCTTGAATTGTTTATGCAGAAAGCTATGCCGACGCTTGTTGTATTTATGGCAACTGTTTTCCGATTTACTATCGCTAGTATTGCGACCCTGAGAGAGGCAATTGTAACAGAGATTCGCGTGTGCAGCAGTCCTTACGCATTCTTCTATTGATAATTTGTGGAAGGTTGAGCAAATATAGATTGCATGTGATGCAGAACAAATAGGGCACTTCAGATTTGTATTTGTCGCAAATGTCTGTACCTGcggttgattttttgatttagtAAGTTGGTAAAAACAGATGGCGTATTCCTTTGCAGCCGTGGATATTCCCTGAGAATAATCTAATGACGTCGGAGCGTTCGTCGTATGCattcaaatttcttcttctttcgaatGGATAGCGCtaccgttgactgaagaatattcTTCAGTCGACGAATATGTCAACATTAACATTAACGTTTCTACGTACTTACATGTGTTTAAAATTATCCGCAATTCGGTTCGTTAGAAAATGGCGGTCAAAATGGAGGCGATCGAGTGGACTCCGATACTACTGCCATCTAGCTACAAATTATGAAAGCTTGATTCAAACACAAATCTACGTATCGTATAGTTTATGTATAATTCAGAGTTGCCTGTGAGTTTTGGGCCGGCCGTCAAACTTGATTTTCAGTGTGTTACTCTCATTTAATTGCTACACTTTTTGGTAGTTTTGAATAAGTTTGACAAAATGGTGagcataaaattattcatttcatcaaaatacCCGCAAACGACTATAGActtattttctaattaattaaataatgtAAACTTCTGTACTCTGAACAGAAATAGGTTAGAATACCTCTATTGATGCATTGTCATCCATACAATTATCCCACCTAAttctaataaaaatttcccatAGCTCCAGATATATACAACTCAGTATTAATTGTTACGAAAATATTCACCCTTCTAATTGAGAAAAGGCTACTAGGCGAAAATAAACCGTGGCAACAATGCGACTAATTGACGCATCGTCATGCCGACTGTAATCCAAAACTCAGAACGTACAAACTTAATTCATTCTTAACAATTTCTTGATTTTCTGATCAGGCTCGCCGGTATGATACCAGGACAACTATATTCTCGCCAGAGGGACGGCTATACCAGGTGGAATATGCAATGGAAGCTATAAGTCACGCTGGTACTTGTTTAGGAATTCTGGCCAATGACGGAATCTTACTAGCCGCAGAAAGAAGGAACACCAACAAGCTGTTGGATGAAGTATTTTTCTCAGAAAAAATCTATAAACTAAATGAGGATATGGTTTGCTCCGTTGCTGGAGTTACGTCTGATGCAAACGTGCTCACTAACGAGCTCCGCTTAATCGGTCAAAGATATCTTCTTCAATACGGTGAAGCCATTCCTTGTGAGCAACTGGTTTCTTGGCTCTGTGATGTCAAACAAGCTTACACTCAGTACGGAGGTAAAAGACCGTTCGGAGTTTCCATACTCTACATGGGCTGGGATCGGCATTACGGATATCAACTCTACCAGTCAGATCCTAGTGGCAATTACAGCGGGTGGAAAGCTACCTGTATTGGTAACAATTCGGCAGCAGCTGTATCTTCTCTTAAACAGGAATATCAGGAGGGAGAAACTACTCTGAAAGATGCGATGGCTCTTGCGATTAAAGTTCTCTCAAAAACTCTAGATATGACTAAACTCTCGTCTGACAAAGGTCAGTTGAAGATTCTTAATTGTCCAATTTTCCAAACTTGTATCTAAATAGTATATTTAACGATGTTacctaattttttataaagaatAAGTACCTATTTGGATCGGTGGAGGGAGCAAAAACTGCTCATTCTCCATTATTGTATCATTGTTGTAGTTGAGATGGCAACTCTAACTCGCGAAGATGGAAAAACAAAGACCCGTATTCTACCAGCATCTGAAGTGGAGGCATTGATTGCTGAACACGATCGACTCGAAGCAATTGCTGAACAGGCAAAGAAGGAAAagcaaaaattgtaaaacatcaACAAactatcgaatttttattacttattaATTCATAATGAATAATGATTATTTGCTTAAGTGAACATGAGCATCTGGCGTAAGTGATAAATAGCTTAcatttcgaataaaaatgaattacaaaAAGCATTCCTTTTCTCTTATAATTGTACACGTTGCTACACGTCGTGCTTATAACAGtcgttcattcattcttcGTAACGTCTTTTGAGAATAATAAGGTAACTCAGCATCTTTTTGAGAATCTATCTAGCGATGTAACATTCGTCCTATTTAACAGGAATGGGGACTGATCCTATCAAAAGATAGTGTCAAAACTTTTTAATGTTATGTGGTGGTTGCATCCCCTAAACCTTTGATTCAGACTGAATATCCGGCATACAGACTCACATTTATACTGGTATGAAACAATCATATCTCTTACCATTAACACTGAAATTTATCACGTACTGAGCTATCACGACCTTCTCTATTCCGGAAAAGTTGTCCCGAAATCACAATAAAGTCTTGTCTTTTCAAGTTAAGTTTAAAGCTTCATGTCAAGTCGTGTACTTCTAGTTAATTAAACTATATTTGAGTTGTGTTCTCAGGCCcaagttaaataaaaaaaccagtaactaaaataaaactttcttTTCTCTAAAAAATGTAAGATTTGTAAGTTGATGACCAATGGAGCGGAGCAACCCACAGTGGCAACTGTTTAAGAATGGAGGCATAAGGTGTGCTCGCACTTGTTGTGTTGTGCACATAATGAGCATTTAGAGAGATATCAATAACTGGATTTACTCCATCCGAAACCTataagaaaataatggtagattgaattttatatttcaattataaacCAAATAACTATTAGAACTACTGGAAAAAACATGATAAAATACCCACCACTAAGTCTAACCAAATTTCTACAGTAGTTTCCGGTTCTATCGCATAATCGTGAAGCACAAAATAAACCGATCTCTCATTCCACGTAGTTGATGTAGGAACTTCTTCGAGCAATGACCAGTTGGATAAAGTTACACCATCTCTCGGCGCAAACACTAGGCTCATATGGTCGGGCCCTGTCAAATTCAGATACAGCCGCCTTGATTCTGTAGTTGTGTCATTCCAAACACCTAAAAGTGCCGATGGTTGATACAACTGAACAGTTGGCACTTCATTTGGTATCCAAAAGCTCTTATTTCTGGAATGAAGTAATAATAGAATATGATTACGTACTTTCTGATAAATTAGGGACTTTAATCTTTATGGCCCAATACATGTCTTTGCAATATAAAAGATCCCTCTGAATAGCATGATAACTCACAACATGCCCATGTCTCTACCCTTCCAGATTGGAAGTCCACAGTAGATTGTATCCAGGCACGCGTCTGCTACGGTCGTAGCATTGCTGTATTCAGATATGTACTTCTCAACTGTTCTGGGACCGTTCCGATCTAGATTTTGAATCCAGAATCCCCCATCATTATACGTTACATTCCCATTAATATCATACATAGTTCTTTCTGTATGCTGAAATTACACGTTCAGGTTATATTAGTCAGTTGCAAGTATTGATAAGGATTCGGGAGTTTGTATCCTGATTGAGTGAAACTACGAATACAAGCCAAAGAATAATTTAGTACCAATTGTTGAAACTTGAGAGTGTATGAACAAGTAGATTTGACAGGAACTTACAATAAGCCAAAACCGTTGTGGCTTTGGGCTTGTGCGATCAACTGTGTATGGAAAACCGTACGTCGTGACAGTAGCTGCTAAGATAGTGATAACAGCAGCTAATGAAAACCCAAGTACTAAAACCTGTGGCCTTCGAACGACAGCTATCAAAGGCGTCCAAAAACAGCCAATCATTGAAGTGATCGCAGCCATAATCAGGGATATGTAGAGATCAGGAGTAATATCAGATCCTGATCTTCCCATTATTGGTAAAAAACTGGTCATCATCGATCCGAGCCAAAGTAAATACAGAGTTGGAATGAAGAGCCCAACGCCGATAAAAATCGCGAGCCAAACTCTGACTAAAAGTAAAGATagtattaaaaatgaataatttaatgaataaactttcattggtaaatttttcttatttcaagCCATCCTCAAGATGTAAATACTGTCCAGAAAATTAACGTAAACTTGTCACCTATTCAAGGTTTTATTCAGATCGCTTCATTATATTAACTATTAGAAATTGAACGAACGGATGAAGATCATGTAATTTGTTACTATATTCAatgaattaaatgaaaattgaaatttggagTACTAAGATTTCTTATACACTAACCAAGTCTTTGCAGCTTCAATATTGAAGTAATAATGTTGGCTGCAGATACAAATCCAACAATTATAGCTATTACATATGCTGATTTCAAACCATAAATTGTCAATGCAATCAGAATGATTGCCCATAACATTCCTACGGCCTGAGTATTTAGCTGTACTCGTTGTCCAGTACCTAAACGGctctgaaaatgaaatatctttaTAAGTAGCAGCAGAGTCAAATTTTTACCTGTGAAACTTTTAACTTATTTACCTggtcaaatgaaatttttttttaaaaacatcgCCAATCGGTAATTCTTTGCATCAAATTATCTAATAATATTATCAACTTTAAGTAATCGATTcaatttctataaaataaaaaattgagcaaaattGCCGAACTAACTGAGATCACCTGCTCTATAGGTTGAGCAGTCATCGCCCAATTAACACCCAGCATCGGAAGCATAGTCGGTACAACGAACAATCCAATCAATAGCCCTGGATTACTGTACCAGCTCATTGCATTATCTGTCCAGTCAAGCAGCATGCCAAAAAAGACAGATAGTCCAAATCCCAATAGAATCCCCAACATCTGGAAGAGGAAGCTTATTCCAAGACTTTTTGCCTTGTCTTTGATGCTGCATCCCGGAGTTGGCCAGAAAGGTGAAGCAAGAGCCAAAAGTGCCGTCAATACATTCAGTATAATCGCAATTGTCGTTGAATATCGAATAACAAACAATCCCAGGAAATCATAGTATACTGAATTACCCTCGACAGAACTTTCCAAAAGTTCTGGTGCATTACCTAGGGCTTTAATTAGTGCCAGCATGTTGTCTCCGGTGTGTTGATAGCATCCATCTGGGATTATTTGATAATCGTCATACAGCGTATGGTATACGTGGCCACCTGCGTAATAGGCCATATCCAGGCCATGAAGGTTTCCAAAATCTCGAAATATCCTAAAATCGGTATCAGATGGGACCAAGCCACTTTCAAACAAGTCAGTAATAACTGCCGACGCATGAGGATGAGGAACGGCGGAGGCATAATATGCGTCAAGCCACGGATCTTTTGGACCAGATTGAAAAAGTGCTTCTCTACCGCCAAATCCTGCCGAATCGTAGTTGAGGAATGCGCGTACATCTGCCGCCCAACGATGAGTAGTTACAAAGGCGTGAGACGCTTGCAATGGATTTTCTTCGGCACCgttgaatagaaaaatgatatCGTGAGTCAATGTAGTTTGACTTTGGGATAACACTCTAAGCACTTCGAGCATTGCTGCACAGTTTATGCCATTGTCACTTGCACCTGGACTGGAAGGATGAGAATCGTAATGACAATTGACCAGTAGAGCCACACTGGAATTGTCTCCATCTGACAATCTAGCGATGACATTGCCAACGTTGAGGTAAACGTTCGTAAATGAACGACGATTGGATATAAAATAAGCACCACTACCTCTTGCGACGTCAATTTGGACAGTCTTGTTATTTGTCGCTTCGGCCTGAATTTCTTGCAAAATATTGGTCAGGTACTCTACAGCCACAACTTCGTTCTCATAACTACCAACTACCTTCTCCCCTATTTCTGCCAACCCAATTAAATCAGACTTAGCTCTCTCGGTGATGAAGAGATCTTTGCCAGCTACTAAGTCATTTACTGTAAGTGGCGTTGGCAATCCATTGTAGAGGTAATGATGTAACGTCACATTGATCAACAATATTAACAATATCGCCAGACCACACCACAAACTTGGTATTagatcttttctttttctctcctcaTCGTACTCAGAACTATCTGACGTTACAGCATAAATAGCCTCGTTACGCCGTGGTAGCTTCACCATGCTGTATGCCGGGTCCTCACGAGTACGTCTGTAGCGTGCGTCTGTTCTTCTCTTTGGATCctacaaaatttgattgagagaaaaatattacaaaaaattctacatgcttcaacttgaagaaaaatggtCTCAAAAAAGCAAAATAGCTGTTAGTCCTTTAATTGCTTTAAGTTAGcacatgaaataaatttgaacgaAGTGATGCCTTCCTTCGCACTGAACTGAATCACATTATCACTAATTAAATTACCAATTTAAACTGAATTGGATCGAACAAGACTGATTGTTAAACACAAAACTAATGATTATCAAGATTCAGGTATTTTACTGATGCCTGCAATTACTATCAACTACTCTTTGATAATCTAtccaatattttcaattgctAGGAGCAAAATATAATTGTCGTGAATGCCAATCTTCAAAGACTGCGGAAACATTTTTGAAGACTAGTATCTGATGTTGTCAATTTGATTATATTATCTGGAGTGACAAAGCCAGAGGGTAATAGCCCATTGTAAATCATACAGATTAACTAATTGGAATGGTATCGCAGCAGGCtgttattgtaaaatttcattacatcAAAGGTATTCTATTGAGCAACATGCAGCATTGTTCAAGTACAACAATGATCCAATTTATTGTCTGTATTAAAACTACACACTAAGATATAGTATCCAAGGAAATCTATCTTCAGAAATGAATTGTCCTAATTTTGGCACCCTATAATATTCAAGGAAagcatgataaaaaaaacttgtgcCACGTAGTCATTGAAAACTGTGATATGTCACTCTTTGTTAAACCAATAACTACCTGAATCTAACTTTAACtcaatgaaaacaaataaaatatcgtttcATTGAATAAAGGATGAGCGCATAGTTATCACAATGTGACAATCATTTGTAAAGCCTCCTACCAATATAGcattcgaaaaatcaattatcaTCTTTGCAAGGATAAATGATTATACCAATTCTATATTATTTGCAATAAATCACATAatcttgttttatttattcttccaTCTCATTTCATGTTTGATCGAAATTCCctaaatttcaaatgtaatttTTACAGCCTACAATATTATGCACTTTCAGTTTATTTTCAGATTAAACAAACTTTCAATATTACATCGTTGCTCATGGCACTGCGTGTAGTAAATCAATCATTTTATTCTCTGACTAACAAAACTATCACACTGTTGAATTCGTATAGATCGAGTTTACATTTTCAGGATCGTGATAACATCAGTGATTGTGAGTGCTGTTACGATTTCTATAAAGTGGCAAATGCTATGAAGTGTAAGATTATCGCACATGATAATCATGTTTCGCCAAATACGTATAAGACTAACATGACATGTGAATTTTGTTGCGAAGCTtcgtgaaagaaaattcacaTCCACAGTATTAGATGACTGATAATATAAAACGTTAATCAAAGCCTAAAATCGATTTACTTGGTTAAACAGgtaaatgaataatcatttGAATCAACAATTAACCAAGgcaaatttattaattttttctgcaataGTTCATGGAATAATGACAAATGTTTATTTCAACATACTTATAAGTAATAAGTACAAATGAATCGAATGCATGTACACATTCTGGGTCATCATAACTGTACATACTTCTTagattacaaaatttaatgaCAAAGATTCATTTGTTACAGGCAAAATATTTAACACCGATTGTGTACTCATTTTTTCAGCTGTgaccaacaatattcaagaaatCAGTTTGCATACgacaaaatataatatttctcaACACAAAACATGAATAGTTTTGCGTTTATTACGGAGGATAATCTCTTGCGAAACTGTAGAATATGTAccagaatttttaaataataatgcaTATCGTAACCGCTAACTTTTTTCCTAGTCatctatgtatatacgtaGGTAAATGTTATGTATAATTTGCCTCGACTCGGCGTGGATCATTGCATTGTTATCATTTCTATCGATCAACTTACCGCCATTGCCAC is part of the Neodiprion virginianus isolate iyNeoVirg1 chromosome 5, iyNeoVirg1.1, whole genome shotgun sequence genome and encodes:
- the LOC124305373 gene encoding endoplasmic reticulum metallopeptidase 1-like isoform X3; the encoded protein is MVKLPRRNEAIYAVTSDSSEYDEERKRKDLIPSLWCGLAILLILLINVTLHHYLYNGLPTPLTVNDLVAGKDLFITERAKSDLIGLAEIGEKVVGSYENEVVAVEYLTNILQEIQAEATNNKTVQIDVARGSGAYFISNRRSFTNVYLNVGNVIARLSDGDNSSVALLVNCHYDSHPSSPGASDNGINCAAMLEVLRVLSQSQTTLTHDIIFLFNGAEENPLQASHAFVTTHRWAADVRAFLNYDSAGFGGREALFQSGPKDPWLDAYYASAVPHPHASAVITDLFESGLVPSDTDFRIFRDFGNLHGLDMAYYAGGHVYHTLYDDYQIIPDGCYQHTGDNMLALIKALGNAPELLESSVEGNSVYYDFLGLFVIRYSTTIAIILNVLTALLALASPFWPTPGCSIKDKAKSLGISFLFQMLGILLGFGLSVFFGMLLDWTDNAMSWYSNPGLLIGLFVVPTMLPMLGVNWAMTAQPIEQVISSRLGTGQRVQLNTQAVGMLWAIILIALTIYGLKSAYVIAIIVGFVSAANIITSILKLQRLVRVWLAIFIGVGLFIPTLYLLWLGSMMTSFLPIMGRSGSDITPDLYISLIMAAITSMIGCFWTPLIAVVRRPQVLVLGFSLAAVITILAATVTTYGFPYTVDRTSPKPQRFWLIHTERTMYDINGNVTYNDGGFWIQNLDRNGPRTVEKYISEYSNATTVADACLDTIYCGLPIWKGRDMGMLNKSFWIPNEVPTVQLYQPSALLGVWNDTTTESRRLYLNLTGPDHMSLVFAPRDGVTLSNWSLLEEVPTSTTWNERSVYFVLHDYAIEPETTVEIWLDLVVSDGVNPVIDISLNAHYVHNTTSASTPYASILKQLPLWVAPLHWSSTYKSYIF
- the LOC124305373 gene encoding endoplasmic reticulum metallopeptidase 1-like isoform X2, whose protein sequence is MADPKRRTDARYRRTREDPAYSMVKLPRRNEAIYAVTSDSSEYDEERKRKDLIPSLWCGLAILLILLINVTLHHYLYNGLPTPLTVNDLVAGKDLFITERAKSDLIGLAEIGEKVVGSYENEVVAVEYLTNILQEIQAEATNNKTVQIDVARGSGAYFISNRRSFTNVYLNVGNVIARLSDGDNSSVALLVNCHYDSHPSSPGASDNGINCAAMLEVLRVLSQSQTTLTHDIIFLFNGAEENPLQASHAFVTTHRWAADVRAFLNYDSAGFGGREALFQSGPKDPWLDAYYASAVPHPHASAVITDLFESGLVPSDTDFRIFRDFGNLHGLDMAYYAGGHVYHTLYDDYQIIPDGCYQHTGDNMLALIKALGNAPELLESSVEGNSVYYDFLGLFVIRYSTTIAIILNVLTALLALASPFWPTPGCSIKDKAKSLGISFLFQMLGILLGFGLSVFFGMLLDWTDNAMSWYSNPGLLIGLFVVPTMLPMLGVNWAMTAQPIEQSRLGTGQRVQLNTQAVGMLWAIILIALTIYGLKSAYVIAIIVGFVSAANIITSILKLQRLVRVWLAIFIGVGLFIPTLYLLWLGSMMTSFLPIMGRSGSDITPDLYISLIMAAITSMIGCFWTPLIAVVRRPQVLVLGFSLAAVITILAATVTTYGFPYTVDRTSPKPQRFWLIHTERTMYDINGNVTYNDGGFWIQNLDRNGPRTVEKYISEYSNATTVADACLDTIYCGLPIWKGRDMGMLNKSFWIPNEVPTVQLYQPSALLGVWNDTTTESRRLYLNLTGPDHMSLVFAPRDGVTLSNWSLLEEVPTSTTWNERSVYFVLHDYAIEPETTVEIWLDLVVSDGVNPVIDISLNAHYVHNTTSASTPYASILKQLPLWVAPLHWSSTYKSYIF